The nucleotide sequence GATTATCCAACGATACTTCTACCAACATGTTCGACAATCCTTCAGCATATTGTAGCCCTTTGTCTACCTTGAGCCATCGACAGAGGAACCAGCTTATCGACGTCTGGTTCTCCGCACATCCCCTGACATttctcatctccaagacACTGCTGCTTCGAGAAATCCGCGAAGATACCTGTGACGAAATCCTCATGGCTGTGATGCTAGCTGATGCTAGCTTCGTCGTCGGAGAGGACTCGACAGTTGCTCGTGGACATGAGCTCCTGCAGTGGGCCAAGACTCAGCTACAGATGCGGCCATGCTATCATCCTTCCGAGGACAACGATGCTGTATATTCTGGTGTACCTACGAGAGTTTACAAAGGGGTTACCACAGCACAGaccttggtgttgctggCCTGGAACGCCCTATATTCCCACGAATTCCGCCGAGCGATCTGTTATATCGAAGTTGCAAGCAAGCTGGTTACCGAGATCAAGGATTGTATGTCCAAGGATGCCTCCCAGCCGAGCTCCAGCCGCATAAATGGTGTTGACGTCCTTGATGTCGAGAAAGAAGTTGTCTCAAATCTCTGGTGGACAACATATTCCCTTCACATCTGGACCTCCATCCAAGCAGGAGTCTTGCCCAAAACCACACCGTCAACCTTTGACCTCGAATCTCTCCCCGtgacctcaacctcatcagtTACCATTCAGCTTGACCTCGTCTCTGAGAACTTCAACACCCTACAGAAGCAAAAGGGTAACATTCGAGAAATGAGACCTCTTGCCCAGGTTGTGAGCACTGTTGCATACTTGTTCTCCCAAACCTCGGATCAAACCGCCTCAAATCATGGCGTCGGCATCTGTAAAGAAGCTATCCGCTCTTTTGGTACAAATACATATGATCCGAACGCAAAAGGTCAAGATGATGACAGATTGTGGCAATTACTTGTTGCCTTTCACCATACAATGCTCATTCAGTTCCTCTTCCCCAAAAACGGCTCATTCTACGAGCAAGTGGTGGTCCCGGCTGAGACTGTTCATCAATTTTGCGCTTCTGTAGAACAAGTCATACAGGCCCTTTCGCCAACTACCAGGCACAATCAAcactcagcctcaacattCCAACAACCCCTCTATAAAGCTCTGTGTACTCTTATGGACACTTGCTCCCGAGCTTTTAGCCTCCTGCGGGATAACCTAGGGCTTAGTCTTGATCATAGCTACTTCCGTCCAGAGTGGGATAATCGTCTCTGCTCTTTGGCAAACTCCTTGTATACAATCAGCAAAGACGAACGATTCTACCAAGGCACAACCTTGCGCAGTGTGCGAAAGCAGATCAAGTCATGTGCTCGTGCTTTTGGCAGTAATAGCAATACCAACGCGCTTGGGCTATTGGAGCCGAGCATGAACTCTATGCGATCCATGTCGCACTCCCCTCAGAGCAATGTCAGGCCTCCGAATGGCTTTATCGCGAATAATGAGGCCTTGGTGGATATGCCGTCGCCTTTTCAGGCTGAAGCTTCTTCGAGGGTATCTTCATCTATGCCATCTTCGTCAGGCTCCTCTACTAGCGTGTCAACTCACTCGTTCACCCCGTTTGAGGGGATGGGCAAATGGCCAATCAACGAGACTTTTCCTCATGGGATAATGTCTACCAATATGAACTCTCCCCCTATTGTTCAGCAAGGGATGTGGTATTCGCAAGCACCCCCTATGGTGAACTTCGAGGCCGCGGGCCCTGTCTCTCTTCAGCATAGCCAGTGGGCTTGGCCTCCCACAAGTGGCGAAGAGGCACCATACATATCTTTCCAAACACTAGATATGGATGAGACCTGAGTATGAGTTGAGGATACCAGTTTCGATATTGGATGAATGCAGTTATGATGATCTCGGACAAACCAAAATGAAGCCTGTTATTTGTTTATTGGCGGACTCTAAAATTGGAATTCGCCGCTGGCGGCATCGATGTTTGCTTATTGAGCATTGCGTGCGCTGGATCAGTATTTTATTAtgtatatatttttaatcaAGTGTTGGGAGAAAACTCGAAACTTTGATAGGGGCGTCAGAAGAGGCTGTATCATGTCTATAGTTTTGTCTACCTTTCGTATATGATCAATAGTTATCGTCACTATATTTCATCCTCACTTTCGTGTCTGTACCAATCAAGCCACAAACGTATTCCTTATCATCCTTACACAGAAGATGTCCCAGTAAGAGCTTATGTTCATTACTTATTGAGCTTCTAACATAAAGTTTCTGATTCAAGTTGATCTAGAATCATAGCCCAGAAACTCCAAGTAACTATTTGGTCAATACCGAAGATAATCGTAGGGTCAGTCTTCTCTGTATAAGATGTCATCTTATCGACCTTTCGGCTTCGGATCCGATCACTCCGGGAATCTCGGACCGGAAAAGTGGAGATCTCCCGAGTCCTTCGTTGCGAAAAGAGTTGGATAAGAACAACTCAAGCAACTGACTGTAAGAGGCTGGTAAAACCAAAGCCACCTCGAATCATACTGTGAAGCAAGAATGTatgatagatagatagtatCCCAGCATCATGCTTTAGCCCTACCCTTTTCACTTGGATAAGAGCTACGAGTTTCAGGGTAGGCTCTTTTAACACGAAACTTTACTCGAGTGCCTGTTTAGAACTTGATCTGCTTTCTTCTGTACACCTTGTGATATATAaggccttcttcctcatttTTCACTTCTGATTCAAAGCTTTAGTGCAACCTCAGCCCACCATCTTTGTTTTCGAAGGGAGCCAGCAATGATGGGATGATAGGCCATTGCACAGAATCGACTAGTAGTTAAGACGTCGATAGAGACTGCTTAGACACAGTTTAGGAATTCTTGACTATAAAACAAGACGTCCCCTCTCCTATTCCAAAGCTGGACATTTTATTATTGTCGAGCGACGTTCTTGCTCAAGGTATCACACGTGGTTGTATTTCCCATATCGCTGACGTCAGCTGACGAGGGTAGTCTGATGCCAGATTGACTAGCTCTTTCAATTAACCACAAGAAGTTCGACAACGACAAACCTCAGCTCACCTTTTACGCCCTGAAACTTCGGTATTCTAAGCGCTTAAGTCCATCAGTCATGAGATTGCTATATGCTCTCCCCGCAACTTGCGCGCTCATCTACCGCGCCAAGAGCAGGAATTCTTTAACGCCCGCTGGCATCTTCGCTGCGACTCTGACAGCTGCCGCACACGCCTACCACCCATGGAATCTTCCATTTGCACTCCTATGCGTATTTTTCCTTGCCGGAACACGCGTAACACACGTAAGTATTTGCGCCCGCTACATGGCAAGGGAGACGTCTGACGACGCCTTAGATCAAAGAAggcatcaaggccaactaTACGCTTCGTTCAAAGGGTACATCTGGAGGGGAAGGGCCTAGAACACATGTTCAAGGTAAGCACTTGAAGCCATCCATGAATCAATTGACTGATCTGTCAAGTTCTCGCCAACAGTTTGATGGCCTCTGTCCTCTCTGTCCTCCACGCGAACCAACTACGAAAACGAGAAGCCGCATTCGCCGATCCTAATACTCCGGATCCCACGGGATCATTATGCTTTTCATGGGGCGGTGACCTCCTGGTCGTTGGTATCATTGCCAATTATGCGGCCGTTGCGGCCGATACTTTCAGCTCCGAACTTGGTATCCTGTCTTCAGGACAGCCTCGACTGATCACATCACCAACACTCCGAAAGGTGCCTCGCGGAACAAACGGTGGTGTCACCTTGCTGGGTTTAGGAGCAGGTTTGCTGGGGTCAATGATTATTGTCACCGCATCCATGATATTCCTACCGTCCTGCAGTGAGGAGTCATCTCAGACGCCCGCAGGCGGTGCCCCATGGACGATGCTGGAGCGGCGCAAGTTTATGGGATTCATGGTAGTCTGGGGTGCTCTTGGCAGCGTCTTGGATAGTTTCTTGGGTGGCCTATTCCAAAGGTCAGTCAGGGACGTACGGTCCGGTAAAATTGTCGAGGGAGAAGGCGGCAACCGTGTCCTAGTGGCCGAATCTGCCACGGACGCGGCTGCTCATTCGAATGTCAAAACCGAGGCCTTGCAGAGCGAAGCAAAAGAGAAGCTTGGTGGTTCTGCCATTTtggacgatgacgatgctcA is from Fusarium musae strain F31 chromosome 4, whole genome shotgun sequence and encodes:
- a CDS encoding hypothetical protein (EggNog:ENOG41); its protein translation is MRLLYALPATCALIYRAKSRNSLTPAGIFAATLTAAAHAYHPWNLPFALLCVFFLAGTRVTHIKEGIKANYTLRSKGTSGGEGPRTHVQVLANSLMASVLSVLHANQLRKREAAFADPNTPDPTGSLCFSWGGDLLVVGIIANYAAVAADTFSSELGILSSGQPRLITSPTLRKVPRGTNGGVTLLGLGAGLLGSMIIVTASMIFLPSCSEESSQTPAGGAPWTMLERRKFMGFMVVWGALGSVLDSFLGGLFQRSVRDVRSGKIVEGEGGNRVLVAESATDAAAHSNVKTEALQSEAKEKLGGSAILDDDDAHAGVYNHKDKHRKSSFGDQRPSRAVENGWDLLDNNDVNFLMAVTMSVGGMAVASWYWDVPIQSVMGV